In Leptolyngbya sp. NIES-2104, the genomic window CCTCTCAAGGTTGGGGCTTGTCTCACCGCAACCGTCACCCTAGTTGGCACTGTGTACGCGCTGACGTATCCTCGATCGATGGTCAAACGTGCAGAGTCGGCTCAGATGGTTCAAGCAAACCGCTGTACGACGGTGGTGTTCGACGACAAACCCCCGCTGAATGTGCGACAAAGCCCGATCGAGCAACCGGGTAACGTTGTTGCCTCACTGAATAACGGCGAAGTGCTGACCGTGGTTGCAGAACAAGACGGTTGGCTGAGAATCAGTGCTCCGACCGTGGGCTGGGTCTATGAGAAATTGACGCGAAAAACCTGTGACAGTGATCCACCTGCGGCAACGCTGGTTCGGAGACGAATTAATGATCCCGTGTTGGCGACGCTTCCCGATGAGCCAGGAACTCAACTGTATCGAGAGGCAATATCTCAATATCAGAGCGGCAATTTAACCGGTGCGATCGCGTTAATGCGATCGATTTCAGCCGATAGCGCTGCCTATCGCCATGCCCAAACTGCTTTGAAGACAATGCCTCAAAGCTGGGATCAGGCAGAAACGAAATATGAGACGGCTCGTGCCGCCGAGAAACAAAGTCGCTGGGGTGAAATTCTCGTCATTGCCACTGATTATCCAGATATTCGGCATTGGCGAGAGAAGTTAGCGCCGATCGTGAAAAAGGCAACCCGAATGCACCATTTCACGACGAATAATTAATTCAGAATCAATCTCATTTAGATGTGCCAGTCGTATTTACAGCGGCTGGCACATTGCTTTTAGAGAGTAT contains:
- a CDS encoding SH3 domain-containing protein — protein: MSVDIKSFLSSPLKVGACLTATVTLVGTVYALTYPRSMVKRAESAQMVQANRCTTVVFDDKPPLNVRQSPIEQPGNVVASLNNGEVLTVVAEQDGWLRISAPTVGWVYEKLTRKTCDSDPPAATLVRRRINDPVLATLPDEPGTQLYREAISQYQSGNLTGAIALMRSISADSAAYRHAQTALKTMPQSWDQAETKYETARAAEKQSRWGEILVIATDYPDIRHWREKLAPIVKKATRMHHFTTNN